The following are encoded together in the Salvia hispanica cultivar TCC Black 2014 chromosome 6, UniMelb_Shisp_WGS_1.0, whole genome shotgun sequence genome:
- the LOC125195989 gene encoding N6-adenosine-methyltransferase MT-A70-like, whose translation METEVSEESMTIIKEMRQQLESRADSLHSVQLDLIASLQTSNLVPGLVSSLDISLKAISSFHPNKPFTPLSQILPSQPLPPKPHPISKIPSENNPKLPSSAPLSRPSPRALIEESGGPLSVVRSMVAVCLLERVPFNPIESSTVLRKLENDSSATVAERAALRELGGDSGAILAVEMALRSMAEDNGGVELDEIVVSGKSGVMVMNIDRTRLLKELPETKQLNEGTLNSNDGKMVGKSGESLIGGGGFDVGRGMPEVWMPGPMMMGPRSMGMNMIGVPKGVGVPPPMQRQSLMLPSLSMKPRTEEEDMKDLEALINKKSFKEMQKSKTGEELLDLIHRPTAKETAVAAKFKSKGGSQVKEYCSALTKEDCRRQTISFIACEKVHFRRIIAAHTDVNLGDCSFLDTCRHMKTCKYVHYELDSTPDVSPMMMGQATLHPQKSLKPQSAHYCSEVELGEPQWINCDIRSFRMDILGQFGVIMADPPWDIHMELPYGTMADDEMRTLNVPALQSDGMIFLWVTGRAMELGRECLELWGYKRVEEIIWVKTNQLQRIIRTGRTGHWLNHSKEHCLVGVKGNPEVNRNIDTDVIVAEVRETSRKPDEMYAMLERISPRTRKLELFARMHNVQAGWLSLGNQLQGVRLVDEGLRARFKAAYPDVDVQPSSPPRAAPMEVDRPPPLSGSANLTEPTGPGTAYTLEPKPMNEG comes from the exons ATGGAGACTGAGGTTAGCGAAGAATCAATGACAATCATAAAGGAGATGAGGCAGCAGCTTGAATCCCGCGCCGACAGCCTCCACTCCGTCCAGCTCGACCTCATCGCCTCCCTCCAAACCTCCAACCTCGTCCCCGGCCTCGTTTCTTCTCTCGACATCTCTCTCAAAGCCATCTCCTCTTTCCATCCCAACAAACCCTTCACCCCCCTTTCCCAGATTCTCCCCTCCCAGCCCCTCCCGCCCAAACCCCACCCTATTTCCAAAATCCCATCCGAAAACAATCCCAAATTGCCCTCTTCCGCCCCCCTTTCCCGCCCCTCGCCTAGGGCTCTAATCGAGGAGAGCGGCGGCCCTCTCTCCGTCGTCAGGTCCATGGTCGCCGTCTGTTTGCTGGAGAGGGTCCCATTCAATCCCATCGAGTCGTCCACTGTGCTGAGGAAGCTCGAGAATGACTCCTCTGCTACGGTGGCCGAGAGGGCGGCGCTCCGGGAGCTTGGGGGCGATTCTGGGGCCATTCTCGCGGTTGAGATGGCGTTGAGGTCGATGGCGGAGGACAATGGGGGTGTGGAGTTGGATGAGATAGTGGTGAGTGGTAAGTCGGGGGTGATGGTTATGAATATCGATCGGACTAGGCTGTTGAAAGAGTTGCCCGAAACGAAGCAGTTGAATGAGGGGACTTTGAATTCGAATGATGGGAAAATGGTGGGAAAGAGTGGGGAGAGTTTGATTGGTGGAGGTGGTTTTGATGTGGGGAGGGGGATGCCGGAAGTGTGGATGCCAGGGCCTATGATGATGGGGCCGAGGAGTATGGGGATGAATATGATAGGGGTTCCCAAAGGCGTTGGGGTGCCGCCTCCTATGCAAAGACAGTCCTTGATGCTGCCCTccctctcgatgaagccgaGGACGGAGGAGGAGGATATGAAGGATCTTGAGGCTTTGATAAATAAGAAGAGCTTCAAGGAAATGCAGAAGTCGAAAACTGGGGAGGAGCTTCTGGACCTTATCCACCGCCCGACTGCTAAAGAAACTGCAGTGGCTGCTAAG tttaaaagCAAAGGTGGGTCTCAAGTGAAAGAGTACTGTTCAGCATTGACAAAAGAAGATTGCCGCCGCCAAACTATTTCTTTCATTGCTTGTGAAAAG GTTCACTTTCGGCGGATAATTGCTGCACATACTGATGTGAATTTGGGGGATTGTTCATTTCTTGACACATGCCGTCACATGAAG ACATGTAAGTATGTCCATTATGAGCTCGACTCAACTCCCGATGTTTCACCTATGATGATGGGTCAAGCTACTTTACATCCCCAAAAGTCATTAAAGCCTCAAAGTGCTCATTATTGTTCTGAAGTAGAGCTCGGAGAACCACAGTGGATTAACTGTGACATACGATCATTTAGAATGGATATTCTAGGTCAATTTGGAGTTATAATGGCTGATCCACCTTGGGATATTCATATGGAATTGCCTTACGGAACCATGGCTGATGACGAAATGCGTACTCTTAATGTTCCTGCATTACAGAGTGATGGTATGATATTTCTGTGGGTCACAGGACGTGCAATGGAACTTGGACGCGAATG TTTGGAACTTTGGGGTTACAAGCGTGTTGAGGAGATCATCTGGGTGAAGACAAATCAGCTTCAACGGATTATTAGAACGGGACGTACAGGCCATTGGCTAAACCACAGCAAAGAGCATTGCCTTGTTGGGGTGAAGGGTAACCCTGAAGTGAACAGAAATATTGACACTGATGTGATTGTTGCTGAAGTTCGTGAAACAAGTCGCAAACCTGATGAG atgtACGCCATGCTGGAGCGGATAAGTCCAAGAACAAGAAAGTTGGAACTGTTCGCAAGGATGCACAATGTCCAGGCTGG GTGGTTATCACTCGGCAATCAGCTGCAAGGAGTACGGTTAGTAGACGAAGGGCTACGAGCAAGATTTAAGGCGGCATATCCTGACGTTGATGTGCAGCCATCATCTCCACCGAGGGCAGCTCCCATGGAAGTGGATAGACCGCCACCTCTGTCTGGATCTGCCAACTTGACCGAGCCGACCGGACCAGGAACAGCCTATACATTGGAACCAAAACCAATGAATGAGGGTTAG
- the LOC125196261 gene encoding metal-nicotianamine transporter YSL3-like isoform X1, with product MKAFLVEELLQLQTTASFIGIPKQYSTLIYLKNLKIRVHSYINFEGMSNAESGSDRRREIEEEARAFEEEDLKRVQPWQKQITLRGVMASVLIGSIFSVIAMKLNLTTGITPNLNVSAALLAFIFIRGWTKLIHRFGFVSAPFTKQENTMIQTCIVACYSISVGGGFGSYLLGMNRKTFELSGGTTTVGNTPNSIKEPGIGWMTGFLFLVCFIGLFVLIPLRKILIIDYKLTFPSGMATAVLINGFHNRGDKMAKKQVKGFLKSFSFSFLWGFFQWFYTATVECGFSQFPTFGLQAWKQSFYFDFSLTYVGTGMICPHIVNISLLLGAVLSYGMMWPLLHKLRGDWFPSEIPESSMKSLNGYKVFISIALLLGDGLYNFAKILYITVMNFTTKLSRRKLDPAVDNALSDPRKDEVFMRDTIPLWVAALGYVVLALTSVVAIPFIIPELKWYFVVLAYVFAPSLAFCNAYGAGLTDINMSYNYGKVGLFTIAALSGKEHGVVAALAACGIFKSIVNVSCILMQDFKTGHLTLTSPRAMLLSQAIGTGLGCIVSPLSFFLFYKAFDIGNPDGEFKAPYAIIYRNLAIIGVQGFSALPQHCLQLCYGFFAFAIAVNLVTDVLPRRVGKWMPLPTAMAVPFLIGGYFAIDMCVGSLVVYLWHRFNPRKADLMVPAVASGFICGEGIWSLPASVLALAKVTPPICMKFLPA from the exons ATGAAGGCTTTTCTAGTGGAGGAACTATTACAACTTCAAA CTACAGCATCATTCATTGGCATTCCTAAGCAATATTCTACTTTGATCTACTTGAAGAATCTCAAGATCAGAGTGCATTCATATATAAA TTTTGAAGGTATGAGCAACGCGGAAAGCGGATCAGACAGGAGGAGGGAGATAGAGGAAGAGGCGCGAGCGTTTGAGGAAGAGGATCTCAAGAGGGTCCAGCCATGGCAGAAGCAGATAACTCTTCGCGGGGTGATGGCCAGCGTCCTTATCGGCTCCATCTTCAGTGTTATTGCCATGAAACTCAACCTCACAACTGGGATCACTCCAAACCTCAATGTCTCAGCAGCTCTTCTTGCTTTCATCTTCATCAGGGGATGGACTAAACTCATCCACAGATTCGGATTCGTTTCTGCGCCTTTCACTAAGCAGGAGAACACCATGATACAGACATGTATTGTTGCATGCTACAGCATTTCAGTTGGAG GAGGGTTTGGATCTTATCTGTTGGGGATGAACAGGAAGACATTTGAGCTCTCTGGTGGAACCACCACAGTTGGAAACACTCCCAACAGCATCAAGGAGCCCGGGATAGGCTGGATGACCGGTTTCTTGTTTTTAGTCTGTTTCATCGGGCTTTTCGTGCTGATTCCTCTTCGAAAA ATCTTGATTATTGATTACAAGTTGACCTTCCCGAGTGGCATGGCAACTGCAGTGCTCATCAATGGATTCCATAACAGAGGTGACAAAATGGCCAA GAAGCAAGTGAAGGGATTCCTCAAGTCCTTCTCTTTCAGCTTCTTGTGGGGTTTCTTTCAATGGTTTTACACTGCAACAGTGGAGTGTGGCTTCTCCCAGTTCCCGACCTTCGGACTTCAAGCATGGAAGCAATC ATTTTACTTTGATTTCAGCTTGACTTATGTTGGGACTGGAATGATATGTCCCCACATTGTAAACATATCATTGCTTCTTGGAGCTGTGCTTTCCTATGGCATGATGTGGCCACTTCTACACAAGCTTAGAGGAGACTGGTTTCCTTCTGAAATACCCGAATCCAGTATGAAGAGCCTAAACGGTTATAAG GTTTTCATCTCCATAGCCCTCCTTTTAGGCGACGGCCTCTACAATTTCGCGAAGATCCTATACATCACAGTAATGAACTTCACCACAAAGCTAAGCAGAAGAAAACTGGATCCGGCCGTGGACAACGCTCTCAGCGATCCACGAAAGGATGAGGTTTTCATGCGAGACACCATTCCCCTATGGGTAGCCGCTCTCGGCTATGTAGTACTAGCTCTAACTTCCGTTGTCGCGATTCCCTTCATAATCCCCGAGCTGAAATGGTACTTTGTCGTGCTGGCGTACGTCTTCGCGCCATCACTAGCCTTCTGCAACGCGTACGGAGCAGGGCTGACAGACATAAACATGTCCTACAACTACGGCAAAGTAGGGCTATTCACCATCGCCGCGCTCTCAGGGAAAGAGCACGGCGTGGTGGCAGCGCTGGCCGCGTGCGGAATATTCAAATCCATCGTGAATGTTTCATGCATACTAATGCAGGACTTCAAAACAGGGCACCTCACCCTGACCTCGCCCCGGGCAATGCTGCTGAGCCAGGCCATTGGGACGGGGCTCGGCTGCATAGTTTCGCCGTTAAGCTTCTTCCTGTTCTACAAGGCCTTCGACATAGGCAACCCGGACGGGGAGTTCAAGGCGCCGTACGCCATCATATATCGAAACCTGGCTATAATAGGAGTGCAGGGCTTCTCGGCCCTGCCGCAGCACTGCCTGCAGCTGTGCTACGGCTTCTTTGCGTTTGCGATCGCGGTGAACTTGGTGACGGATGTGTTGCCGAGGAGGGTGGGGAAGTGGATGCCGCTGCCGACGGCGATGGCGGTGCCGTTTTTGATCGGAGGGTATTTTGCTATTGACATGTGTGTGGGGAGTCTTGTGGTTTATCTGTGGCATAGGTTTAATCCAAGGAAGGCGGACCTGATGGTGCCGGCGGTGGCTTCGGGTTTTATATGTGGGGAAGGGATTTGGTCGCTGCCTGCGTCGGTTTTGGCTCTGGCTAAAGTGACTCCACCGATTTGCATGAAGTTCTTGCCTGCCTAA
- the LOC125196261 gene encoding metal-nicotianamine transporter YSL3-like isoform X2, whose protein sequence is MFVQATASFIGIPKQYSTLIYLKNLKIRVHSYINFEGMSNAESGSDRRREIEEEARAFEEEDLKRVQPWQKQITLRGVMASVLIGSIFSVIAMKLNLTTGITPNLNVSAALLAFIFIRGWTKLIHRFGFVSAPFTKQENTMIQTCIVACYSISVGGGFGSYLLGMNRKTFELSGGTTTVGNTPNSIKEPGIGWMTGFLFLVCFIGLFVLIPLRKILIIDYKLTFPSGMATAVLINGFHNRGDKMAKKQVKGFLKSFSFSFLWGFFQWFYTATVECGFSQFPTFGLQAWKQSFYFDFSLTYVGTGMICPHIVNISLLLGAVLSYGMMWPLLHKLRGDWFPSEIPESSMKSLNGYKVFISIALLLGDGLYNFAKILYITVMNFTTKLSRRKLDPAVDNALSDPRKDEVFMRDTIPLWVAALGYVVLALTSVVAIPFIIPELKWYFVVLAYVFAPSLAFCNAYGAGLTDINMSYNYGKVGLFTIAALSGKEHGVVAALAACGIFKSIVNVSCILMQDFKTGHLTLTSPRAMLLSQAIGTGLGCIVSPLSFFLFYKAFDIGNPDGEFKAPYAIIYRNLAIIGVQGFSALPQHCLQLCYGFFAFAIAVNLVTDVLPRRVGKWMPLPTAMAVPFLIGGYFAIDMCVGSLVVYLWHRFNPRKADLMVPAVASGFICGEGIWSLPASVLALAKVTPPICMKFLPA, encoded by the exons ATGTTCGTACAAG CTACAGCATCATTCATTGGCATTCCTAAGCAATATTCTACTTTGATCTACTTGAAGAATCTCAAGATCAGAGTGCATTCATATATAAA TTTTGAAGGTATGAGCAACGCGGAAAGCGGATCAGACAGGAGGAGGGAGATAGAGGAAGAGGCGCGAGCGTTTGAGGAAGAGGATCTCAAGAGGGTCCAGCCATGGCAGAAGCAGATAACTCTTCGCGGGGTGATGGCCAGCGTCCTTATCGGCTCCATCTTCAGTGTTATTGCCATGAAACTCAACCTCACAACTGGGATCACTCCAAACCTCAATGTCTCAGCAGCTCTTCTTGCTTTCATCTTCATCAGGGGATGGACTAAACTCATCCACAGATTCGGATTCGTTTCTGCGCCTTTCACTAAGCAGGAGAACACCATGATACAGACATGTATTGTTGCATGCTACAGCATTTCAGTTGGAG GAGGGTTTGGATCTTATCTGTTGGGGATGAACAGGAAGACATTTGAGCTCTCTGGTGGAACCACCACAGTTGGAAACACTCCCAACAGCATCAAGGAGCCCGGGATAGGCTGGATGACCGGTTTCTTGTTTTTAGTCTGTTTCATCGGGCTTTTCGTGCTGATTCCTCTTCGAAAA ATCTTGATTATTGATTACAAGTTGACCTTCCCGAGTGGCATGGCAACTGCAGTGCTCATCAATGGATTCCATAACAGAGGTGACAAAATGGCCAA GAAGCAAGTGAAGGGATTCCTCAAGTCCTTCTCTTTCAGCTTCTTGTGGGGTTTCTTTCAATGGTTTTACACTGCAACAGTGGAGTGTGGCTTCTCCCAGTTCCCGACCTTCGGACTTCAAGCATGGAAGCAATC ATTTTACTTTGATTTCAGCTTGACTTATGTTGGGACTGGAATGATATGTCCCCACATTGTAAACATATCATTGCTTCTTGGAGCTGTGCTTTCCTATGGCATGATGTGGCCACTTCTACACAAGCTTAGAGGAGACTGGTTTCCTTCTGAAATACCCGAATCCAGTATGAAGAGCCTAAACGGTTATAAG GTTTTCATCTCCATAGCCCTCCTTTTAGGCGACGGCCTCTACAATTTCGCGAAGATCCTATACATCACAGTAATGAACTTCACCACAAAGCTAAGCAGAAGAAAACTGGATCCGGCCGTGGACAACGCTCTCAGCGATCCACGAAAGGATGAGGTTTTCATGCGAGACACCATTCCCCTATGGGTAGCCGCTCTCGGCTATGTAGTACTAGCTCTAACTTCCGTTGTCGCGATTCCCTTCATAATCCCCGAGCTGAAATGGTACTTTGTCGTGCTGGCGTACGTCTTCGCGCCATCACTAGCCTTCTGCAACGCGTACGGAGCAGGGCTGACAGACATAAACATGTCCTACAACTACGGCAAAGTAGGGCTATTCACCATCGCCGCGCTCTCAGGGAAAGAGCACGGCGTGGTGGCAGCGCTGGCCGCGTGCGGAATATTCAAATCCATCGTGAATGTTTCATGCATACTAATGCAGGACTTCAAAACAGGGCACCTCACCCTGACCTCGCCCCGGGCAATGCTGCTGAGCCAGGCCATTGGGACGGGGCTCGGCTGCATAGTTTCGCCGTTAAGCTTCTTCCTGTTCTACAAGGCCTTCGACATAGGCAACCCGGACGGGGAGTTCAAGGCGCCGTACGCCATCATATATCGAAACCTGGCTATAATAGGAGTGCAGGGCTTCTCGGCCCTGCCGCAGCACTGCCTGCAGCTGTGCTACGGCTTCTTTGCGTTTGCGATCGCGGTGAACTTGGTGACGGATGTGTTGCCGAGGAGGGTGGGGAAGTGGATGCCGCTGCCGACGGCGATGGCGGTGCCGTTTTTGATCGGAGGGTATTTTGCTATTGACATGTGTGTGGGGAGTCTTGTGGTTTATCTGTGGCATAGGTTTAATCCAAGGAAGGCGGACCTGATGGTGCCGGCGGTGGCTTCGGGTTTTATATGTGGGGAAGGGATTTGGTCGCTGCCTGCGTCGGTTTTGGCTCTGGCTAAAGTGACTCCACCGATTTGCATGAAGTTCTTGCCTGCCTAA
- the LOC125196261 gene encoding metal-nicotianamine transporter YSL3-like isoform X3: MSNAESGSDRRREIEEEARAFEEEDLKRVQPWQKQITLRGVMASVLIGSIFSVIAMKLNLTTGITPNLNVSAALLAFIFIRGWTKLIHRFGFVSAPFTKQENTMIQTCIVACYSISVGGGFGSYLLGMNRKTFELSGGTTTVGNTPNSIKEPGIGWMTGFLFLVCFIGLFVLIPLRKILIIDYKLTFPSGMATAVLINGFHNRGDKMAKKQVKGFLKSFSFSFLWGFFQWFYTATVECGFSQFPTFGLQAWKQSFYFDFSLTYVGTGMICPHIVNISLLLGAVLSYGMMWPLLHKLRGDWFPSEIPESSMKSLNGYKVFISIALLLGDGLYNFAKILYITVMNFTTKLSRRKLDPAVDNALSDPRKDEVFMRDTIPLWVAALGYVVLALTSVVAIPFIIPELKWYFVVLAYVFAPSLAFCNAYGAGLTDINMSYNYGKVGLFTIAALSGKEHGVVAALAACGIFKSIVNVSCILMQDFKTGHLTLTSPRAMLLSQAIGTGLGCIVSPLSFFLFYKAFDIGNPDGEFKAPYAIIYRNLAIIGVQGFSALPQHCLQLCYGFFAFAIAVNLVTDVLPRRVGKWMPLPTAMAVPFLIGGYFAIDMCVGSLVVYLWHRFNPRKADLMVPAVASGFICGEGIWSLPASVLALAKVTPPICMKFLPA; this comes from the exons ATGAGCAACGCGGAAAGCGGATCAGACAGGAGGAGGGAGATAGAGGAAGAGGCGCGAGCGTTTGAGGAAGAGGATCTCAAGAGGGTCCAGCCATGGCAGAAGCAGATAACTCTTCGCGGGGTGATGGCCAGCGTCCTTATCGGCTCCATCTTCAGTGTTATTGCCATGAAACTCAACCTCACAACTGGGATCACTCCAAACCTCAATGTCTCAGCAGCTCTTCTTGCTTTCATCTTCATCAGGGGATGGACTAAACTCATCCACAGATTCGGATTCGTTTCTGCGCCTTTCACTAAGCAGGAGAACACCATGATACAGACATGTATTGTTGCATGCTACAGCATTTCAGTTGGAG GAGGGTTTGGATCTTATCTGTTGGGGATGAACAGGAAGACATTTGAGCTCTCTGGTGGAACCACCACAGTTGGAAACACTCCCAACAGCATCAAGGAGCCCGGGATAGGCTGGATGACCGGTTTCTTGTTTTTAGTCTGTTTCATCGGGCTTTTCGTGCTGATTCCTCTTCGAAAA ATCTTGATTATTGATTACAAGTTGACCTTCCCGAGTGGCATGGCAACTGCAGTGCTCATCAATGGATTCCATAACAGAGGTGACAAAATGGCCAA GAAGCAAGTGAAGGGATTCCTCAAGTCCTTCTCTTTCAGCTTCTTGTGGGGTTTCTTTCAATGGTTTTACACTGCAACAGTGGAGTGTGGCTTCTCCCAGTTCCCGACCTTCGGACTTCAAGCATGGAAGCAATC ATTTTACTTTGATTTCAGCTTGACTTATGTTGGGACTGGAATGATATGTCCCCACATTGTAAACATATCATTGCTTCTTGGAGCTGTGCTTTCCTATGGCATGATGTGGCCACTTCTACACAAGCTTAGAGGAGACTGGTTTCCTTCTGAAATACCCGAATCCAGTATGAAGAGCCTAAACGGTTATAAG GTTTTCATCTCCATAGCCCTCCTTTTAGGCGACGGCCTCTACAATTTCGCGAAGATCCTATACATCACAGTAATGAACTTCACCACAAAGCTAAGCAGAAGAAAACTGGATCCGGCCGTGGACAACGCTCTCAGCGATCCACGAAAGGATGAGGTTTTCATGCGAGACACCATTCCCCTATGGGTAGCCGCTCTCGGCTATGTAGTACTAGCTCTAACTTCCGTTGTCGCGATTCCCTTCATAATCCCCGAGCTGAAATGGTACTTTGTCGTGCTGGCGTACGTCTTCGCGCCATCACTAGCCTTCTGCAACGCGTACGGAGCAGGGCTGACAGACATAAACATGTCCTACAACTACGGCAAAGTAGGGCTATTCACCATCGCCGCGCTCTCAGGGAAAGAGCACGGCGTGGTGGCAGCGCTGGCCGCGTGCGGAATATTCAAATCCATCGTGAATGTTTCATGCATACTAATGCAGGACTTCAAAACAGGGCACCTCACCCTGACCTCGCCCCGGGCAATGCTGCTGAGCCAGGCCATTGGGACGGGGCTCGGCTGCATAGTTTCGCCGTTAAGCTTCTTCCTGTTCTACAAGGCCTTCGACATAGGCAACCCGGACGGGGAGTTCAAGGCGCCGTACGCCATCATATATCGAAACCTGGCTATAATAGGAGTGCAGGGCTTCTCGGCCCTGCCGCAGCACTGCCTGCAGCTGTGCTACGGCTTCTTTGCGTTTGCGATCGCGGTGAACTTGGTGACGGATGTGTTGCCGAGGAGGGTGGGGAAGTGGATGCCGCTGCCGACGGCGATGGCGGTGCCGTTTTTGATCGGAGGGTATTTTGCTATTGACATGTGTGTGGGGAGTCTTGTGGTTTATCTGTGGCATAGGTTTAATCCAAGGAAGGCGGACCTGATGGTGCCGGCGGTGGCTTCGGGTTTTATATGTGGGGAAGGGATTTGGTCGCTGCCTGCGTCGGTTTTGGCTCTGGCTAAAGTGACTCCACCGATTTGCATGAAGTTCTTGCCTGCCTAA
- the LOC125192891 gene encoding granule-bound starch synthase 1, chloroplastic/amyloplastic: MASIQFASYVHGGATSMDSKLNLAQIGQRTQVMTHTGLRLVKTAEVLQMRNKVKASAKQWKNVDTKIVCGTGMNLVFVSAECGPWSKTGGLGDVVGGLPPAMAANGHRVMTVSPRYDQYKDAWDTSVTVEVLVGDKLETVRFFHCWKRGVDRVFVDHPIFLEKVIGKTTSKIYGPSAGEDYEDNQLRFSMLCLAALEAPRVLNLNSNKFFSGPYGDDVIFVANDWHSALLPCYLKTLYQPKGIYTNAKVALCIHNIAYQGRFAFSDFYLLNLPDQLKSSFEFIDGYEKPVKGRKINWMKAGIIESDRVVTVSPYYAKELVSGPDKGVELDNILRSVPFSVSGIVNGMDIQEWNPLTDKHIDYHFDITTVMDAKPLLKEALQALVGLPVDKNIPLIGFIGRLEEQKGSDILVAAVEKFIGLDVQVVILGTGKKKFEKEIEKLEELYPDKARGVAKFNVPLAHAITAGADYMLVPSRFEPCGLIQLHAMRYGTIPICASTGGLVDTVKEGYTGFHMGAFSVECAAVDPDDVTKIVNTVGRALNVYGTPAFTEMINNCMSQDLSWKGPAKKWEELLLSLGVDGSEAGIEGEEIAPLAKENVATP; encoded by the exons ATGGCGAGCATACAGTTTGCTTCTTATGTCCATGGAGGCGCAACCTCAATGGATTCTAAGCTAAACCTGGCCCAGATTGGGCAGAGGACTCAAGTGATGACGCATACGGGGTTGAGATTAGTGAAGACGGCTGAGGTGCTTCAAATGAGAAACAAGGTGAAAGCCAGTGCTAAACAGTGGAAGAATGTAGACACAAAGATCGTATGTGGAACTGGGATGAACTTGGTTTTCGTGTCGGCCGAGTGTGGCCCGTGGAGCAAGACCGGAGGCCTTGGTGACGTTGTTGGTGGACTGCCTCCAGCCATGGCTGCAAATGGACACAGAGTCATGACTGTGTCCCCACGTTATGATCAGTATAAAGATGCTTGGGACACTAGTGTCACTGTTGAG GTACTAGTTGGAGACAAACTTGAAACTGTGAGATTCTTCCATTGCTGGAAGCGTGGAGTTGATCGTGTTTTTGTGGATCATCCCATTTTCCTGGAGAAG GTCATTGGTAAAACCACATCCAAAATTTATGGTCCTTCTGCTGGAGAAGATTATGAGGATAACCAGTTGCGCTTCAGCATGTTGTGCCTG GCTGCTTTGGAGGCTCCTAGAGTCTTGAACCTAAACAGCAACAAGTTCTTCTCCGGACCATATG GTGACGATGTTATCTTCGTTGCTAATGACTGGCACAGTGCTTTGCTTCCATGCTACCTGAAAACCCTTTATCAACCTAAAGGAATCTACACCAACGCTAAG GTTGCCTTGTGCATCCACAACATTGCCTATCAGGGAAGATTTGCATTTTCAGACTTCTATCTGCTCAATCTACCTGATCAACTCAAGAGCTCTTTTGAGTTCATTGATGGGTATGAGAAACCAGTGAAGGGAAGGAAAATTAACTGGATGAAGGCTGGGATTATAGAATCCGACAGAGTGGTAACTGTGAGCCCCTATTATGCCAAGGAACTTGTTTCTGGTCCAGATAAAGGTGTTGAGTTGGATAACATTCTACGTAGCGTTCCTTTTTCTGTGTCTGGCATTGTAAACGGCATGGATATTCAAGAGTGGAACCCATTGACTGATAAACACATCGACTATCACTTTGATATCACCACT GTTATGGATGCTAAGCCATTGCTGAAGGAAGCTCTTCAAGCATTAGTGGGCTTGCCTGTTGATAAGAACATTCCTCTCATAGGATTTATTGGCAGACTTGAAGAACAAAAGGGATCAGATATCCTTGTCGCCGCAGTTGAAAAATTTATTGGGCTGGATGTTCAAGTAGTCATCCTT GGAACCGGGAAGAAGAAGTTCGAGAAGGAGATCGAGAAACTTGAGGAGCTGTACCCTGATAAAGCTAGAGGAGTGGCCAAATTCAATGTGCCATTGGCCCATGCCATAACTGCCGGTGCTGATTACATGTTGGTTCCTAGCAGATTCGAACCTTGTGGTCTCATCCAGTTGCATGCCATGCGATATGGAACC ATACCGATCTGTGCTTCAACCGGTGGTCTGGTGGACACTGTGAAAGAAGGATACACCGGTTTCCATATGGGAGCTTTCAGTGTTGAG TGTGCCGCGGTTGACCCAGACGACGTGACAAAGATTGTAAACACAGTGGGCAGAGCTCTTAATGTGTACGGCACGCCTGCattcactgaaatgataaacaaCTGCATGTCACAGGATCTCTCTTGGAAG GGGCCTGCAAAGAAATGGGAAGAGTTGCTACTAAGCTTGGGTGTGGATGGGAGTGAAGCTGGTATTGAGGGAGAAGAAATAGCTCCTCTTGCCAAGGAAAACGTTGCCACTCCTTGA